A window of the Podarcis raffonei isolate rPodRaf1 chromosome 4, rPodRaf1.pri, whole genome shotgun sequence genome harbors these coding sequences:
- the S100G gene encoding protein S100-G gives MAKTSTEELRKVFTKYASKGGDPNQLSQCELKELIEKEFPNVPKASTIDAVFKEMDKNNDGEVSFEEFEAVMAKLMG, from the exons ATGGCCAAGACATCTACTGAAGAACTGAGAAAGGTTTTCACCAAGTATGCTTCAAAAGGGGGTGATCCTAATCAACTATCCCAATGTGAACTGAAAGAATTAATTGAAAAGGAATTTCCAAATGTACCAAAG GCTTCTACTATTGATGCCGTATTCAAAGAGATGGACAAAAATAATGATGGAGAAGTCAGTTTTGAAGAATTTGAGGCTGTGATGGCCAAACTAATGGGGTGA